In Opisthocomus hoazin isolate bOpiHoa1 chromosome 3, bOpiHoa1.hap1, whole genome shotgun sequence, a genomic segment contains:
- the LOC104331119 gene encoding lymphocyte antigen 6E codes for MKALLLAVLAAVLCVERAHTLICFSCSDASSNWACLKPVRCGENENHCVTTYVGVGLGSKSGQSISKGCSPICPSAGINLGIAAASVYCCDSFLCNISGSSSVKASYAVLALGVLVSFIYVLRARE; via the exons ATGAAGGCGCTCCTGCTCGCTGtgctggctgcggtgctgtgcgtGGAGAGAG CCCACACTCTCATCTGCTTTTCGTGCTCGGATGCATCCTCCAACTGGGCCTGCCTGAAGCCTGTCAGGTGCGGGGAGAATGAAAACCACTGTGTGACAACATATGTTGGAGTGGGACTCG GCAGCAAGTCGGGCCAGTCCATCTCCAAAGGATGCTCTCCCATTTGCCCCAGCGCTGGGATTAACCTCGGAATAGCGGCTGCCTCTGTATACTGCTGCGACTCCTTCCTCTGCAACATCAGCGGTTCCAGCAGCGTGAAAGCCAGCTACGCGGTCCTGGCCTTGGGGGTCCTCGTTAGCTTCATCTACGTCCTCAGGGCTCGCGAGTGA